The following are encoded together in the Candidatus Woesebacteria bacterium genome:
- a CDS encoding NAD(P)H-dependent oxidoreductase, translating to MKKLQVAVVLGTNRMGNQSTRVAQLIKRVGDEFGEISTKYFDAGSYNIPHDGDTESVKIAEYSQLTKESDAFIFVVPEYNHSFPGSFKTLFDTEYQNYLHKPATLAGVSNGPWGGTRAVEALIAPLRTTGLIISKKDLYFPDVINMFDESGDLKEESSIRRIHEAYKELIWLARTLAWGRQHS from the coding sequence ATGAAGAAACTACAAGTTGCTGTTGTATTGGGGACAAATCGGATGGGTAACCAGTCAACACGAGTTGCCCAACTCATAAAGCGGGTGGGGGATGAATTTGGCGAAATTTCTACAAAGTATTTTGATGCAGGTAGTTATAATATTCCGCATGATGGAGACACAGAAAGTGTAAAAATTGCCGAGTACTCCCAATTAACCAAAGAATCAGATGCTTTTATTTTTGTTGTACCTGAATATAACCACTCATTTCCGGGTTCGTTTAAAACGCTATTTGATACAGAGTATCAAAATTATCTGCATAAACCGGCAACCCTTGCCGGTGTCTCAAATGGTCCGTGGGGAGGTACGCGAGCTGTTGAGGCACTGATTGCTCCACTTCGTACAACCGGTTTAATTATATCCAAGAAGGACTTGTATTTTCCCGATGTGATCAATATGTTTGACGAAAGCGGTGATCTCAAAGAGGAATCTAGTATAAGACGAATACACGAAGCATACAAAGAACTTATCTGGCTTGCGAGGACTTTGGCGTGGGGAAGACAACACTCGTAA
- a CDS encoding PAS domain S-box protein — protein sequence MDLPGEKISNLDVLQKVVTLAAEMFTCQFAAISNVDQNNEVVVVSVGLTTSLIPLNLSLSKYIFKGNGIFIFDNSGKYVSEPKPSVKFYAGIALESKQNMAMCLWIADKNKRGFTKEDDDKLLNLSHIARYIIKQSSELSALDAKRLIDIQRQLFLSNRQLAETDARRKAILESIGDGVSSINDKGEIIYVNPSLENLTGWSSNDLVGKQLVRAIEFEKEDGSVVPIEERPIRNALYSNEKVTNQSYYCRRKNGSRFAASVTATPVNLFGQVFGGVSIMRDISKEKDIDKMKTEFISLSSHQLRTPLSSMKWFTEILLDGDAGDLTDKQKELIIEIQSANERMIQLVNTLLNISRIESGKLVVEPVSTDIEELVKDIIKELTAVSEERKVKINLSTVNDLPNITIDPKLVRQAYSNLISNAIKYSHEGGVIQVKLGISGNEFISEISDNGLGIPQGDYDKVFSKFFRASNVVSVVTEGTGLGLYLVKSIVEVSGGKIWFKSCEGEGTTFTFVLPVR from the coding sequence ATGGATCTGCCCGGCGAAAAGATTAGTAATTTGGACGTGCTGCAAAAAGTAGTTACTCTGGCGGCGGAAATGTTTACATGTCAGTTTGCCGCAATTAGCAATGTAGACCAAAATAACGAAGTTGTTGTTGTCAGTGTTGGTCTTACTACTAGCCTGATTCCTCTTAATTTATCCTTGTCCAAATATATATTTAAAGGAAACGGCATATTTATTTTTGATAATAGTGGAAAGTATGTAAGCGAACCTAAGCCGAGTGTAAAATTTTATGCGGGTATTGCGTTGGAAAGTAAACAGAATATGGCAATGTGTTTGTGGATTGCCGATAAGAATAAAAGGGGATTTACGAAAGAGGATGATGATAAATTACTAAATCTGTCGCATATTGCAAGATACATAATCAAACAATCTAGTGAGTTATCTGCCCTGGATGCTAAAAGACTTATCGACATTCAACGGCAATTATTTTTGTCAAATCGCCAACTTGCCGAAACCGACGCCAGGCGTAAAGCAATCCTCGAGAGTATTGGAGATGGAGTGAGTAGTATAAACGACAAGGGAGAAATTATTTATGTAAATCCGTCATTGGAAAATCTGACCGGTTGGTCGTCTAATGACCTGGTGGGTAAACAATTGGTTCGTGCGATTGAATTTGAAAAGGAAGATGGAAGTGTTGTACCGATCGAAGAACGGCCGATCAGAAATGCCTTGTACAGCAATGAAAAGGTGACAAATCAATCATATTACTGTAGACGAAAAAACGGTTCGCGATTTGCCGCATCGGTTACTGCCACCCCCGTTAATCTTTTCGGACAAGTGTTTGGCGGGGTTAGTATAATGCGGGACATTTCCAAGGAGAAAGATATTGACAAAATGAAAACGGAATTTATTTCACTGTCGTCCCATCAGCTTCGCACACCTTTGTCGTCAATGAAGTGGTTCACGGAAATACTTCTTGATGGCGATGCCGGTGATTTAACTGATAAACAAAAAGAGCTGATTATAGAAATTCAATCAGCCAATGAGAGAATGATACAGCTGGTTAATACATTACTTAATATTTCCAGAATCGAATCAGGTAAATTGGTGGTTGAACCCGTATCAACAGACATTGAAGAGTTGGTGAAAGATATCATAAAAGAATTGACTGCGGTTAGCGAGGAGAGAAAGGTGAAAATTAACCTCTCGACGGTAAACGACTTACCGAACATAACGATTGATCCCAAGCTAGTAAGACAAGCGTATTCGAATTTAATTTCAAATGCAATCAAATATAGTCATGAAGGTGGCGTTATACAGGTTAAACTGGGTATTTCAGGAAACGAATTTATTTCTGAAATATCAGATAATGGATTGGGAATTCCTCAAGGTGATTACGATAAAGTATTTTCCAAGTTTTTCCGTGCCAGCAATGTAGTGTCGGTGGTAACCGAGGGGACGGGTTTGGGTTTGTATTTGGTTAAATCAATCGTCGAGGTTTCGGGTGGAAAAATATGGTTTAAAAGCTGTGAAGGAGAGGGAACGACATTTACATTTGTACTACCCGTTCGGTAA
- a CDS encoding response regulator has product MTKILVVEDDKSLLKAYEFTLSSKGFEVRLAENGQVALDILASYIPDIIILDLVMPIMDGFTLLVKIKENADLKNIPVLVVTNLAQSEDILKAMKMGASDYLIKTDFSTRDLVEKIGEYVTSN; this is encoded by the coding sequence ATGACAAAAATATTAGTTGTTGAGGATGATAAGAGTTTGTTGAAGGCCTATGAATTTACATTGTCTTCAAAAGGTTTCGAAGTGCGACTGGCTGAGAATGGACAAGTTGCCCTAGATATTTTAGCATCATATATCCCGGACATTATTATCCTTGATCTTGTTATGCCAATTATGGACGGATTTACACTTCTGGTAAAAATTAAAGAGAATGCCGATTTAAAAAATATTCCGGTTTTAGTGGTAACAAATCTTGCACAATCGGAAGATATATTGAAAGCGATGAAAATGGGGGCAAGCGATTATTTAATTAAAACCGATTTTTCAACACGTGATTTAGTCGAAAAAATTGGTGAGTACGTTACTAGTAATTAA
- a CDS encoding transglycosylase SLT domain-containing protein, with protein MKIVLYILTGLISFTFFYNAVRIVRTGRNDNWTSQNNEIVQTPSITPFPTLVTELPTITPIPTVKPSIPIPSPTIVLQPSIKPEIIHGFIERFAGQYAVDPNVLRHIATCESGFRPEAINGNYAGLFQFSSNTWIKYRQLMGEDTDTTLRTNAEEAVQTGAYVLSIGRGDIWPNCNP; from the coding sequence GTGAAAATTGTTTTATATATTTTAACTGGACTAATATCATTTACATTTTTTTATAATGCAGTACGGATAGTACGTACCGGGAGAAATGATAATTGGACTAGTCAAAATAATGAAATTGTGCAAACTCCGAGTATTACACCATTCCCCACACTCGTAACCGAATTACCTACAATAACGCCAATACCAACGGTAAAACCAAGTATTCCAATACCGTCACCGACAATTGTTTTGCAACCTAGTATTAAACCTGAAATAATTCACGGATTCATCGAACGATTTGCCGGTCAATATGCAGTTGACCCCAATGTTTTGCGCCACATCGCAACATGTGAATCGGGATTTAGACCGGAAGCGATTAATGGAAATTATGCCGGTCTATTTCAATTCAGTTCGAATACCTGGATAAAGTACAGACAATTAATGGGTGAAGATACGGATACAACTCTTCGGACAAATGCTGAAGAAGCAGTGCAAACCGGAGCATATGTTTTGTCGATTGGAAGGGGAGATATTTGGCCAAACTGTAATCCCTGA
- a CDS encoding alpha/beta fold hydrolase, with product MPKNRFTLLLVIFCCLTAFTGFSFTYIVLNNYVEKSPTAVSDNFNQQQSSNQQPLHTIAIQSLRERVYESDLSELEKISHETDTISYLTSYVSDGLKIHGLLVVPTQDMPTEGWPAIVFVHGYIPPDDYKTETNYTSYVKYLAGKGCVVFKIDLRGHGESEGSPSGAYYSEGYVVDTLNAYSALSKSRLVDKTRVGLWGHSMAGNIVFRSFVVNNDIPKIVIWAGAVYTYQDFVDYGISDNSYRPPTDNKRALERKKLFDTYGEFNKDSEFWKSIVPTNYLSGVRGRVQLHHAVNDNVVSINYTRNLVKILDANNIKYEIYEYPFGGHNLEGSVFNQAMDRTAEFLTSD from the coding sequence ATGCCCAAAAATAGATTCACCTTACTATTAGTAATATTTTGTTGCTTAACCGCATTTACCGGTTTTAGTTTTACATATATTGTCCTTAATAATTACGTTGAAAAATCACCGACCGCCGTAAGTGATAATTTCAATCAACAGCAAAGTTCTAATCAACAACCGCTCCACACTATTGCGATACAATCACTGCGTGAACGTGTATACGAAAGCGACTTATCCGAGTTGGAAAAAATTTCACACGAGACAGATACGATTTCCTACTTAACAAGCTATGTGTCGGATGGCTTAAAAATACATGGCTTGTTAGTCGTTCCCACCCAAGACATGCCGACTGAAGGCTGGCCGGCAATTGTATTTGTTCACGGGTATATTCCTCCAGATGACTACAAAACAGAGACAAATTACACGTCATACGTTAAATACTTGGCGGGCAAAGGTTGCGTGGTTTTTAAAATTGATTTAAGAGGCCATGGTGAATCCGAAGGTAGTCCATCCGGCGCTTATTATTCCGAAGGGTACGTAGTTGATACGCTAAATGCTTATAGCGCTCTTTCCAAAAGCAGGTTGGTTGATAAGACACGTGTTGGTTTATGGGGTCATTCGATGGCGGGGAATATTGTATTTAGAAGCTTTGTTGTGAACAATGACATACCGAAAATCGTAATTTGGGCAGGGGCAGTGTACACATACCAGGACTTCGTGGATTATGGTATTTCCGACAATAGTTATCGGCCACCAACCGACAACAAACGTGCACTTGAGAGAAAAAAGTTATTTGATACGTATGGCGAATTTAATAAAGACAGTGAATTTTGGAAAAGTATCGTCCCTACTAATTATCTATCAGGTGTTAGGGGTAGAGTACAACTACATCATGCCGTCAATGACAACGTGGTGAGTATAAATTACACCAGGAACTTGGTTAAAATTCTTGACGCCAACAATATTAAATATGAGATTTATGAATATCCGTTTGGTGGGCACAATCTGGAGGGGTCGGTTTTCAACCAAGCCATGGACAGGACTGCTGAATTTCTAACAAGTGATTAG
- a CDS encoding ferric reductase-like transmembrane domain-containing protein — MGKNIALLIGFSIIISITPFLFLFENFSPDNFLYDFANISGLIGATLLLWQLLLGNRRVFRKFTPDFISLNRLHQLLGKYGLFFVFIHPFLQAYKFAYGFDFVFIPRLGTQFLVNVAFGRMAFYLFLILIVSSVILRKKIKYRPWLYIHYLAYPMMILVFVHATLAGSFIAQISFIKYYWWFLVVIFSLTLATRILRFLNIGKYKYRLIDITKHTGDITVFTFTPLGQQIVPKPGQFVYLRKGKFSESHPFTIMEYDDTTGNMKFGIKRVGKYTNSLNILEKGCTVYVDGPYGVFTLEGQNNSPKLILAGGIGITPFVELVKKYGNKNTTLFYSNKTHEDALFSSLFTRKLGKNYIEVITNQTTSRPQAVSGRLSKNIFLTYVDRNLVKSANIFICGSSGFMKEMKNMLIDLGAPKNNIFYEKFEL, encoded by the coding sequence ATGGGAAAAAATATCGCTCTACTTATTGGTTTTTCAATAATTATTTCAATTACCCCGTTTTTGTTCCTTTTTGAAAATTTCTCACCGGATAACTTCTTGTATGATTTTGCCAACATTTCAGGATTAATTGGCGCAACACTTTTACTTTGGCAACTCCTTCTTGGCAACAGACGTGTATTTCGGAAGTTTACACCCGACTTCATTTCATTAAACAGGTTGCACCAACTGTTGGGCAAATACGGTTTATTTTTTGTATTCATCCATCCGTTTCTTCAAGCTTATAAATTTGCATATGGTTTTGATTTTGTTTTTATTCCCAGACTTGGCACGCAATTTCTAGTTAACGTAGCTTTTGGTCGAATGGCTTTTTATTTATTTTTAATACTTATAGTTTCAAGTGTAATTTTGCGAAAAAAGATTAAATACCGCCCTTGGCTTTATATTCATTATCTTGCTTACCCGATGATGATCTTGGTTTTTGTTCATGCAACGCTTGCCGGGTCGTTTATCGCACAAATAAGTTTTATTAAATATTATTGGTGGTTTCTTGTTGTAATATTTTCGCTAACACTCGCAACACGAATTTTGCGGTTTTTAAATATCGGTAAATATAAATATCGACTTATTGATATAACCAAACATACAGGTGACATTACTGTCTTCACTTTCACGCCACTTGGTCAACAAATCGTACCCAAACCGGGTCAATTTGTTTACCTCAGGAAAGGAAAATTTAGCGAATCTCATCCCTTTACTATAATGGAATATGACGATACCACTGGTAATATGAAATTCGGCATAAAAAGAGTTGGGAAATATACCAACTCATTAAACATACTTGAAAAAGGTTGTACCGTTTACGTCGATGGTCCATACGGCGTATTTACCCTCGAAGGACAAAATAATTCTCCCAAACTTATCCTCGCCGGTGGAATAGGCATAACTCCATTTGTCGAATTGGTTAAAAAGTACGGCAACAAAAACACAACACTGTTTTATTCCAACAAAACACATGAAGATGCGCTTTTTAGTTCTCTTTTTACACGGAAACTGGGCAAGAATTATATCGAGGTAATCACAAATCAAACTACAAGTAGACCACAAGCAGTAAGCGGTAGACTAAGTAAAAATATATTTTTAACATACGTGGATAGAAACTTAGTTAAATCGGCTAATATATTTATTTGCGGAAGTAGCGGTTTTATGAAAGAAATGAAAAACATGCTTATCGATTTAGGAGCACCTAAAAATAATATCTTTTACGAAAAATTTGAGCTCTAA
- the pyk gene encoding pyruvate kinase, producing MLYKKTKIIATLGPSSQDREIIRDLIVNGVDIFRFNMKHADIKWHEDAIGIVQEVADDLKTLVGIMIDLQGPELRIKVINDIEANIGDEIEFVLDPGSTCDVIGVKNKAFFDGMIEGDEFSIDDGSVGFIVTKTSSNSFFAKAKDWGVIKNNKGLNLVGKNLDVPSLVDDDIAKLHLVTKKKVDFVALSFVRSKKDITHLRKVMGKMQIDAGIVSKVESKMGLDNIDEIIEESDAVMVARGDLGIEVPFEQLAYYQKDIIKRCRIAKTPVIVATQMLETMMTKPVPSRAEATDVANAIFDGTDAIMLSGESAMGKFPVRAVKAMANIAKFNEQVAKISDVEMDMSNDAQLIINAAGSLANVSTSLKNNQFKIDYIVAVTESGSTARSIASYRPYAPIIALTPHEKTAEKLKMSYGVIPVVIDFPLKGELIHPYEILSQLKDNQFVKKDQLILVIYGQQKDVPGKTNSIVLLRVV from the coding sequence ATGCTTTATAAAAAAACAAAAATAATTGCAACACTAGGCCCTTCTTCACAGGACAGAGAAATTATAAGAGATTTAATTGTAAATGGCGTAGACATATTTCGTTTTAATATGAAACATGCAGATATTAAGTGGCATGAAGATGCGATTGGTATAGTACAAGAAGTTGCCGATGACTTAAAGACTTTAGTCGGAATAATGATCGACTTGCAAGGACCCGAATTAAGAATAAAAGTTATTAACGATATTGAAGCAAATATCGGTGACGAAATTGAATTTGTTTTGGATCCCGGAAGTACTTGTGATGTGATCGGGGTGAAAAATAAAGCCTTTTTTGATGGAATGATTGAAGGTGATGAATTTTCAATTGATGATGGATCGGTGGGCTTTATCGTGACAAAAACCTCATCAAATTCTTTTTTCGCTAAAGCCAAAGATTGGGGAGTGATAAAAAATAATAAAGGTTTGAATTTAGTAGGGAAAAACTTAGATGTTCCTTCACTTGTAGATGATGACATAGCCAAATTACACTTAGTGACCAAGAAAAAGGTTGATTTTGTCGCACTTTCGTTTGTTCGTAGTAAAAAAGATATAACGCATCTAAGAAAAGTTATGGGAAAAATGCAGATTGATGCGGGGATTGTTTCCAAGGTTGAAAGTAAAATGGGACTGGATAATATCGATGAGATTATCGAAGAATCAGATGCCGTTATGGTGGCAAGAGGAGATTTGGGGATAGAGGTACCGTTCGAACAACTTGCATACTATCAAAAAGACATTATTAAAAGATGCAGAATTGCTAAAACTCCGGTAATTGTTGCGACTCAAATGCTTGAAACCATGATGACTAAACCTGTACCTAGTCGTGCCGAGGCAACCGATGTGGCCAATGCAATATTTGATGGTACGGATGCAATTATGCTTTCGGGGGAATCTGCGATGGGTAAATTTCCGGTTAGGGCAGTAAAAGCCATGGCGAATATCGCTAAGTTTAACGAGCAAGTTGCGAAAATTTCCGACGTGGAAATGGACATGAGCAACGATGCGCAGTTGATAATTAATGCTGCCGGATCGTTGGCAAATGTAAGCACATCGTTGAAAAATAATCAGTTCAAAATTGACTATATTGTTGCGGTTACGGAAAGCGGGTCAACCGCTCGGTCGATTGCAAGTTACAGACCATATGCGCCGATTATTGCTCTTACACCTCACGAGAAAACTGCGGAAAAACTAAAAATGTCGTATGGTGTAATTCCCGTAGTAATTGATTTTCCTCTCAAAGGCGAATTGATTCATCCGTATGAAATACTTTCTCAATTAAAAGACAATCAGTTTGTAAAAAAAGATCAGCTTATATTAGTGATTTATGGTCAACAAAAAGACGTACCTGGAAAAACAAATTCGATAGTGTTGCTTCGCGTTGTTTAA
- a CDS encoding aspartate--tRNA ligase, with the protein MDRTLTTHTIKKIGEKVLLKGWVDTIRDHGKITFIDLRDRKGLIQCVGSSLTKVTPESVVEVEGTVAKRPEKLINKDLETGEVEIQIEKLTVISMSEELPIPINTDGYDIDEKIRNKYRYLDLRRKRMARNIRLRSEITTFIRGELTQNYDFVEIETPILTKTTPEGARDFIVPSRLQPGNFYALPQSPQQYKQLLMVAGMERYFQFARCFRDEDPRADRAYGEFTQLDMEMSFVTQNDILVLIEQLFTKVVEKFFPEKKIQQSPWPRIAHKETIKKYGTDKPDLRKDKNDPNELAFAWTVDFPLFTEQSDDDFYHGSGSAKFAPSHHMFTAPHPDDIPLLNTDPTKVRGLQHDMVLNGYEVGGGSIRIHQPEVQSKVFDLIGFSEKQKKQFDHMLTAFKYGVPPHGGVAPGLDRIIMVILGEPSVREVMAYPTSASGQIAVLDAPSEASSDQLKELGIAVSIKK; encoded by the coding sequence ATGGACAGAACTCTTACAACACACACTATCAAGAAAATCGGCGAGAAAGTATTACTCAAAGGTTGGGTGGATACAATTCGCGATCACGGAAAAATTACCTTCATTGATTTAAGAGACAGAAAAGGTCTCATTCAATGTGTCGGCTCTTCGCTAACCAAGGTTACGCCGGAAAGCGTAGTTGAAGTGGAAGGAACGGTAGCCAAAAGACCTGAGAAATTAATTAATAAGGATTTAGAAACAGGTGAAGTCGAAATACAGATTGAAAAACTTACCGTTATTTCAATGTCTGAGGAATTACCGATTCCTATAAATACGGACGGATATGACATTGATGAAAAAATAAGAAATAAGTATCGATATTTGGATTTGCGCAGGAAAAGAATGGCAAGAAATATCAGACTAAGATCGGAGATTACGACTTTTATTCGTGGTGAACTGACACAAAATTACGATTTTGTAGAGATTGAAACGCCCATTCTTACCAAAACGACACCGGAGGGTGCACGAGATTTTATTGTTCCGTCACGGCTTCAACCGGGTAATTTTTACGCTCTCCCGCAGTCTCCTCAGCAATACAAACAGCTGTTGATGGTCGCGGGTATGGAAAGATATTTCCAATTTGCTAGATGTTTTCGAGACGAGGACCCCAGAGCCGATAGGGCGTATGGTGAATTTACTCAACTTGATATGGAAATGAGTTTCGTCACCCAGAATGATATTTTAGTATTAATCGAACAATTGTTTACCAAAGTTGTTGAAAAGTTTTTCCCCGAGAAAAAAATACAACAGTCACCATGGCCGAGAATTGCCCACAAAGAAACGATCAAAAAGTACGGCACTGACAAACCGGATTTGAGAAAAGACAAAAATGACCCCAACGAATTAGCGTTTGCATGGACTGTCGATTTTCCACTTTTTACCGAGCAATCCGACGACGACTTTTATCACGGTTCCGGATCGGCGAAGTTTGCACCAAGTCATCACATGTTTACAGCACCGCATCCAGATGACATTCCGCTACTTAATACCGATCCCACTAAGGTGCGCGGTTTGCAACACGACATGGTGCTTAACGGTTATGAGGTTGGCGGAGGAAGCATAAGAATTCACCAGCCCGAAGTGCAATCAAAAGTCTTTGACTTGATAGGATTCAGTGAAAAACAAAAAAAGCAGTTTGACCATATGCTTACCGCGTTTAAATATGGCGTACCGCCACATGGAGGAGTAGCGCCGGGACTTGATCGGATTATCATGGTAATTCTGGGTGAACCAAGCGTAAGGGAAGTGATGGCATATCCCACATCCGCTTCGGGTCAAATTGCAGTTCTTGATGCTCCGAGTGAAGCCTCAAGCGACCAACTGAAAGAACTGGGAATAGCAGTTAGTATCAAAAAGTAG
- a CDS encoding NUDIX hydrolase: MTNDYDPNYIPVKNFMIVGSKVVLSNSDGKILLLKRSDKVNMAGYWSFPGGALEKNEDIYTSAKREVMEETKSRIDNLFPFAIYTHLDGDNSAVVAGFMSQDSVDSIDLNWEHDDYVWVKPDKALDYKLTPHCKYFVNKYLELTKDFPWK; encoded by the coding sequence ATGACTAACGATTACGACCCCAACTATATCCCGGTCAAAAACTTCATGATTGTTGGGTCAAAAGTGGTTTTATCTAATTCAGACGGAAAAATACTGTTACTCAAAAGATCAGACAAAGTAAACATGGCGGGATATTGGTCTTTTCCGGGTGGAGCACTAGAAAAGAACGAAGATATTTATACCAGCGCAAAAAGAGAAGTGATGGAAGAGACAAAATCTCGCATTGATAACTTGTTTCCATTTGCGATATATACACACCTAGATGGCGACAATTCCGCAGTTGTAGCGGGTTTTATGTCGCAAGATAGTGTAGACAGTATTGACCTAAATTGGGAACACGATGACTATGTATGGGTAAAACCCGACAAGGCTCTTGACTACAAATTAACTCCACATTGTAAGTATTTTGTAAATAAATACTTGGAACTCACCAAAGACTTTCCTTGGAAATAA
- a CDS encoding transcriptional repressor — translation MDVDQVYDLLKIKERKLTKTRKAMIGMFFTNHTLLSAPEIIKLLKKQNINVNKTTVYRELAFLLDYGIIKEIILKSNMTFYEQAFLPHHHHMVCSSCGATDEFKSDELAETLKKIEAGIEKKGFKVSEHSLEFYGLCTKCHS, via the coding sequence ATGGACGTTGATCAGGTTTATGACTTATTGAAAATTAAAGAAAGAAAACTTACAAAAACGCGCAAAGCGATGATTGGTATGTTTTTTACTAATCACACTTTGTTAAGCGCTCCGGAAATTATAAAACTTCTTAAAAAACAAAATATAAACGTCAACAAAACTACGGTTTATCGTGAACTCGCATTTTTGCTTGATTACGGAATTATCAAGGAAATTATTCTTAAGTCTAACATGACTTTTTACGAACAGGCTTTTTTACCACATCATCATCATATGGTTTGTTCATCGTGTGGAGCTACGGATGAGTTTAAATCCGACGAATTGGCTGAAACATTAAAGAAAATTGAAGCCGGAATTGAAAAGAAGGGATTTAAGGTTAGTGAGCACTCGTTGGAATTTTATGGTCTGTGTACGAAATGTCATTCATGA
- a CDS encoding zinc ABC transporter substrate-binding protein — MKKIHYLILVLVVIVVAAVMVISSKQAKNNDTNKVAATIFPIYDIARNIAGDYIDIVVILPSGASPHTFDLTPKQAKELSKSRAVFAVGQGLDGWVSNLADNETKIITLDKNITLREFDETEHEAGHEDEHEEEFDNHDSEEGGHHHEGVDPHYWLSVRNATMIAEQIKTELSLLYPQHTSHFQENYDLYSEKLHDLDREIESSLSQVSSRNIATFHNAWGYYANDYNLNIVATFEEFPGEEPTIQYLTEFQEKVEHNAITAIFSEPQFSTKMLDAIANDLNVKISTLDPIGGVEKRDTYINLMRYNTDQVIATLQ; from the coding sequence ATGAAAAAGATTCATTATTTAATTTTAGTGTTAGTCGTAATAGTCGTTGCAGCGGTTATGGTAATTAGTAGCAAACAGGCAAAAAACAATGATACCAATAAAGTTGCCGCGACGATATTTCCTATCTATGATATTGCCCGAAATATTGCCGGTGATTACATTGACATTGTCGTAATTTTACCTAGCGGAGCAAGTCCACATACTTTTGATTTAACACCCAAACAAGCTAAGGAGTTGTCAAAAAGCAGAGCCGTTTTTGCAGTTGGTCAAGGTTTAGATGGATGGGTTAGTAATCTTGCCGACAATGAAACGAAAATAATTACGCTTGATAAAAATATTACTTTGCGCGAGTTCGATGAAACCGAACATGAAGCAGGTCATGAAGATGAACATGAAGAAGAGTTTGATAATCACGATAGTGAAGAAGGTGGTCATCATCACGAAGGGGTCGATCCGCATTATTGGCTCAGTGTAAGAAATGCGACAATGATTGCCGAACAAATAAAGACTGAGTTGTCGCTACTTTATCCTCAGCACACGAGTCATTTTCAGGAAAATTATGACTTATATTCTGAAAAATTACATGATCTTGACCGAGAAATCGAAAGTTCATTATCGCAGGTATCCTCGAGAAATATAGCTACATTTCACAATGCTTGGGGATATTATGCCAACGATTACAATTTAAATATCGTTGCCACTTTTGAAGAATTTCCCGGAGAAGAACCGACGATTCAGTATTTGACCGAGTTTCAGGAAAAGGTAGAACATAACGCCATCACTGCGATATTTTCCGAACCTCAGTTTTCTACCAAAATGCTTGATGCTATTGCCAATGATTTGAATGTTAAAATATCTACACTTGATCCTATTGGAGGTGTAGAAAAGCGTGATACGTACATCAATTTAATGCGCTATAATACAGATCAGGTTATAGCGACATTACAATGA